ACTTGCAGTCTTTCGTTCATCGGACGGaaggtaaatatataaataaatcacTATTATACGAAACTCTTTCTTTGCTCTTTTGGTGTATACTCACTTTTGACTCTCACTCTACTTTCACCTAATCGATTAATACGTAGATGTATAACGACATGTAACAACGATGTACAACAAATAGCCACTGTATATCCTTAGCAAACCGATAAAATACTTAACTATATACTTATCGACTATATACTAACAACATCAACTTAATTGCTATCTCAACACTCTAAATCGATCCTCGATCCGCAGACGATCGATACAAATATTCTAAGAAATCTTTCCATACTTGTCGACGAAGTTCTCGACACTCCGCAGCGTTTCTCCCGCAAAATCCCACCAACTAAAATCACTGTACGATCTTGTATGCGCCACAGCATCCGCTAGATGCGCAGGGAACGTGATCTTGTGTCTGGCGATGCTCTTCAACACCAGAGCCGCGATGTAGATGATAAAATAAATGCTGAAGTACAGTGGAACGTACCAAAGCTTCTTGCCTACGTAGTAATACGAATACGGCCTCTTGTTCAATCTTTGATCGTTCATTTCTGGTGGCATTGTGTGGTGCTCGTGGTATTCAGGAATGTGATCGTAGATCACCTCGTGATGGAAGTCGTGATGCTGGCCATAagagtcgtcgtcgtcgttgtcgttgtcgttgaaGGGAGGATGATCCAAATGGCCGGAATACTTGATCGGTTTCGGTGCTGCGTCATTGTCGTAAGACGTGTCGGGCGGATTGTCGGAGTAGTCGGAGGAGTCATGGTCGTGGGACGCGAAGTAGGAATCCGGTTTGTAGGAATCTGGTGGCTGAAAACGATGATTTACGTGAGCTTCGGCGACGCGACGCGGTGCGACTGCTTCGCTGGAATTGAAGTTGGGATATCGGGAAGTTGTAGGGTCGAAGCTTATGTACGATGGAATTTAGGAAACGGTGTTCTTCTCCCCGGTGAATTTTTCATCCTTGGTATTGATATACCTGATAACTTATTAATCATTGATCGATGAAACGAAAATTTCATCATAATTTTGTAGTCGTGCGAGATTCCGCTAcaacgtacatatacatatatagaggAAAATTGTTAGTTAAAAATGTTTGGAAAAAATTGCagtgatatatgtatagatcgtaattataataattattcaacGAGGACGAATTCGATACGAAGAGCTATTCCATTAAAGGCGATCGTTGACTATcgattaatttatcatttacTCAACTATAGATCAATATAGCTTCGTAAAAGGAAATAGTGGATACGTAGGTTCTTTCAGAAGTAAGCTTTT
The Bombus terrestris chromosome 10, iyBomTerr1.2, whole genome shotgun sequence genome window above contains:
- the LOC100646473 gene encoding uncharacterized protein LOC100646473 isoform X2; the encoded protein is MSPVYISPKIQNLRNGEAIDYSPGRRYSTLDHELIAQLNAKKQIQDRYHPAPLLNYKSKKEPSKDTEDSSKPSSGPNGPPTGPSSSGMFEFSNPTFSESYDYKPLDYPSSKPISKPPDYLSDKPISKPMSMDDYADSEISDKPPDSYKPDSYFASHDHDSSDYSDNPPDTSYDNDAAPKPIKYSGHLDHPPFNDNDNDDDDSYGQHHDFHHEVIYDHIPEYHEHHTMPPEMNDQRLNKRPYSYYYVGKKLWYVPLYFSIYFIIYIAALVLKSIARHKITFPAHLADAVAHTRSYSDFSWWDFAGETLRSVENFVDKYGKIS